The following coding sequences lie in one Miscanthus floridulus cultivar M001 chromosome 9, ASM1932011v1, whole genome shotgun sequence genomic window:
- the LOC136480822 gene encoding protein argonaute 16-like — MSGKSFSSLMPPRFPMKVRNGSIEIQTVDITVQDYFKSKQVELTMSYLPCLDVGKPKRPNYLPIEVATLLLFRSTFDNLCHMVSLQRYTKALSSQQRAMLVEKSRQKPQERMRVVTDAVKSNMYDDDPILSSCGIEIEKQLTRVDVRVLSAPTVVVGNSDDCIPNTGRWNYNNKRLLDPVKIERWAIVNFSAHCDMSRISRELINCGRSKGIFIERPHTLVDEDSQSRRCSPVERVEKMFEKVKTSLPGPPEFLLCVLPQRKNCDIYGPWKKKNLHEMGIVTQCIAPSNRMNDQYFTNVLLKINAKLGGMNSKLALEHRQMIPVVTQIPTLILGMDVSHGSPGRADIPSIAAVCLVLSCVTCIERRLVFTLLFIYLCAVS, encoded by the exons atgtccggtaagagcttctcgtcgctcatgccaccaag GTTTCCAATGAAAGTTCGAAATGGAAGCATTGAAATTCAAACTGTGGATATCACTGTTCAGGATTATTTTAAGTCCAAGCAAGTTGAACTAACGATGTCTTATCTGCCATGTCTTGATGTGGGAAAACCAAAACGCCCTAATTATCTCCCAATTGAGGTTGCAACCCTGCTTTTGTTTCGGTCTACATTCGACAAT ttATGTCACATGGTATCACTTCAACGTTATACAAAGGCACTGTCTTCTCAACAAAGGGCAATGTTGGTTGAAAAGTCACGACAGAAACCTCAAGAAAGAATGCGAGTTGTTACAGAT GCTGTAAAAAGTAATATGTATGATGATGATCCAATCTTATCTTCCTGTGGTATTGAAATTGAGAAACAACTTACTCGTGTTGACGTTCGTGTTCTCTCTGCACCAACG GTAGTTGTGGGGAACAGTGATGACTGCATTCCGAACACGGGTAGGTGGAACTACAATAATAAG AGGCTATTGGATCCCGTCAAGATTGAGCGCTGGGCCATTGTTAATTTCTCTGCTCATTGTGACATGAGCCGAATCTCAAGAGAGTTGATAAACTGTGGACGCAGCAAAGGCATT TTCATTGAACGTCCTCACACCTTGGTGGATGAGGACAGCcagtctaggagatgttcacctgTGGAAAGGGTTGAAAAGATGTTTGAAAAAGTCAAAACAAGCCTTCCCGGTCCTCCAGAGTTTCTCCTTTGTGTTTTACCACAGAGGAAGAATTGTGATATTTATG GGCCATGGAAGAAGAAAAATCTTCATGAAATGGGTATTGTCACTCAATGCATTGCTCCCAGTAATAGGATGAATGATCAATATTTCACCAATGTTCTTCTGAAAATTAATGCTAAG CTTGGTGGAATGAACTCTAAACTGGCATTGGAACATCGTCAAATGATACCAGTTGTGACTCAAATACCAACATTAATTCTTGGCATGGATGTTTCACATGGTTCTCCAGGTCGAGCAGATATACCATCAATTGCTGCGGTGTGTCTTGTTCTCTCTTGTGTTACTTGCATTGAGCGAAGATTGGTTTTCACATTACTTTTCATATACCTATGTGCAGTCTCATAG